The following nucleotide sequence is from Vibrio fluvialis.
GTAACCATGATGTCGATGCTGGAAGAGATGAGCGTGATGGAAAGCCGCAAGCCAGCCCGCATCGTGTTCAACTCGCGCACCGGTACGGTGGTGATTGGCAAGAACGTCAAAGTCGGCCAGGCGGCGGTCAGTCACGGCAACCTGACGGTGAGTATCACCGAATCGCAACAGGTCAGCCAGCCGAACGCGTTCGCCAGCGGTGATACCCAAGTGGTCGATCAATCCCAAATCGACATCAACGAAGACAACGCGCAGATGGTGATCTGGCCGGAAGGCACGGAACTCAACACCATCGTGAATGCGGTCAACAGCCTCGGGGCAACACCGACCGATTTGATGTCGATTTTACAAGCCTTGCATGAAGCAGGGGCGCTCAACGCAGAGTTAGTGGTCATCTAAGGAGCTGAGATGAAGATTGATACGGGAAGCGACAGCAGTTCAGTAAATTCAGTGCTGTATCACGACAACAACGCGCTGGCGAACATCAAGAACGCCGCCGACAAACACGCCGCGCTGGAAACCGTGGCGGGTCAGTTCGAGGCGATGTTTCTCCAACTGGTGCTGCGTCAGATGCGTAGTTCCAGCGATGTGATGGCCGATGAAGACAGCCCGTTTAACAGCAAGCAGCAGGGCGTGTTCCGCGACATGTACGACGGCCAGTTAGCGATTGAGATGGCGAAAAAGCAGCGCTCCGGCATTGCCGATATGCTGGTCAAACAGCTCAGTCCGGTGGTCGATGGTGCGGGCTCCAATGTGGTTGAACTGGCCGCGGCGGCGGAACGGGCATCACACAATCGCAGCGCCGCCTCCAATGCAGTTAACAATGCCGCCAATGCGGTCGCCTCTCTTTCTCAGGAAACCACCAAAGTGGCGGTGACGAATGCTTTTAGTCAGCCACTGATTAGACCTTTGGAGCGATAACGGACATGAACCTCGTCAACATTGCCTTAAGCGGACTCAACGCCAACCGTGTCGCACTCGATGTGACGGCGCAGAACGTCGCCAACATCAATACGCCGGGATACAGCCGCCAACAGGCGCTGATGGCCTCAGTCGGTGGTGCGAAATACGACAATCTGAGTGCAGGCATGGGGGTAGAAGTGACCAGTATTCGCCGAGTCACCGATCAGTTTCTGGTGAAGCAAACCTGGTCGACCGGCAGCGTGGCGTCTTACGCGTCGCGTTACACCAGCAGCATGAGTTATCTGGAAAACACGCTCGGCGCCGACGGCTTTAGCCTCTCTGCCGGGCTGGATAACCTGTTTGCGGCGCTGCACGATGCAACGTCCAAACCGGAATCGGTGCCGCTGCGCCAACAAATCATCAATGAAGCGGAAGCGCTGTCGCGCCGTTTCAACACGCTGACCGAGTCGATGTACAACCAACACAAAGACATGAACGATCAGCGCACGGCCGCCGTCGCGCAGGCCAACAGCGTGATGGCCAACATCGCCGAAGTGAACAAACAGATCGTCGAGCTGAAAGGCACCGGCGGTAACCCGGCGCAACTGATGGATACCCGTGACGCGCTGGTGGGCGAACTGGCGAAGATCGTCGAAGTGAAAACCACTGATCAAGCCGACGGCAGCATGCAAGTGACCCTGACATCCGGCCAGCCGCTGGTGATGGGCAGTGAACACGGCACGCTGAAAGCGATTCCCGATCCGAGCGATGCCTATCTCGCGACCATGCAAGTCGAATTTGGCAAGCAGAGCTTCGCCATTCCGGGCGATCTCGGTGGTGAGCTGGGCGCGATTAACGAATATCAAACCGACGTGCTCAAGCCGTACATGACGGCGCTCAACGACATGGCGCAATCCATGGCCGATTCGTTCAATACCGAACTGGCGCTGGGTCTGGATCTCAATGGCCTGCCGGGTAAGGCGCTGTTTAGCTACGATCCGGCCAACCCGTCATCGAGCCTGACCATCACTGACATCACGCCGAACGAACTGGCACTGTCGGGCGACGGCAATCCGGGTAACAGCGACAACCTGACGGCGCTGATCGCCATCAGTAATCAGGCGTTCTCAATCAGCGGTTTTGGGTCGCTGTCGCTCAACGATGCGTTTACCGGCATGGTCGGTGAAGTGGCCATCAAAGCGCGTCAGGCCGATTCTGATTATCAGGCCAAAAACAGCATGAACGAGCAAGCGGTCGCCGCACGCGACAACATCAGCGCGGTCAACAGCGATGAAGAAGCGGCCAACCTGATGACGTTTGCCAACGCACACAACGCCAACATGAAAGTGATCAGCACCGCGAATCAGCTGTTCGATTCCGTACTGCAATTATTCTAAGGAAAGGCCATGAGAATCAGCGATACCCAATTTAGCCAGATGATGCTGCAAAGCTTGCAGCTCAACAACGCCGGCCTTGGCAAAGTGATGCAGCAAATGTCGACGGGCGATCGCCTGACCAAGCTTTCGGACGATCCGATGGCGTCGATCAAACTGCTGAACCTTGACCGTGAAGGCAGCGCGATTGAGCAGTATCAAGCCAACATCGCCAACGTGAAAACCACATTGTCGAGTCAGGAAGTGTATTTAGATTCCGTCAACGAAAGCCTGAAAAGCATTCGTGAACGGGTGTTGTGGGGCGCCAACGGCACCATGACCACTGACGATCGCGAAGGCATCGTGACGGAGCTGAAAAGCCTGCGCGATTCGATTGCGTCATCATTCAATGCGCAGGACGAAGAAGGCCACTTTCTGTTTTCCGGCACCGCAACCAGCACCGCCGCACTGGATAACTCCGGCGGCAGCTATGTGCTGCAAGGTAACAGTGACAAGCGCGTGGTGACGGTGGCCAAAGGCGTGACCATGGAATCGAACATGACCGCGCAGGACATTCTTGATTTGGGCGGCGGCAGCAATGTGCTCAACACGCTGGATGCTTTGATCAGTGAGTTTGAGGCACCGACCGCGAATTTTCGTACCGAAGTTGACAATACGTTAGCCGCCGTCGACAGCACACTCAACAACGTGTTGGCGGCGATGACTGAAATCGGTGGCCGTCACAACAACCTCGACCTGCTCGACAGCGCACACGGCGACAACAAACTGTTTGTCGACAAAGTCACCAGCGATCTGTCGGCGCTGGATTACGGCGAAGCCTCGGTGCGTTTAAGCAATTACATGGCCGCGCTGCAAGCGACGCAGGCGAGCTATGTGAAAATCGACGACCTGTCGCTGTTTGACCGAATTTAGGAATTTTCAGTATGGCAATGAGCACAGTGGAAGTTCGTCCACACGGCATTCGATTGACCGGACAGGAGCAGGCCAGCATTACGCCGTCGCGCTCCTCCGATTCGGCCCGTTTACCGGCCAGACAAACCCGCGCGCTTCAGGCTGACACCACGTCAGCCTATTCTGTTTCTGGCGTCCTGCTGACTCAAGGGCAACAACAAGCCACTTCGGTGCAAATCGCCTCTAAATCGCTGCAATTTGTCGGCAAAGAACTTACCACCATCAAACGGGGTCTGACACAGGCGATGACGCAAGGCGCCGACAATGTGCCGAACCTGAAAGAGACATTAACCCGTTCCAAAATGACCATTGAAGCGGTGTTGGATCAGGCGCGTTTTGATGGTCAACGCGTGGTGGATAACGAGCTGAATCTGAAACTCGACCGCGCCGACATTCGCCGTTTCTCGATCCCGGGGCTGAACGTCAACCGCCTCAAAGAGAAAGCCGAGCAGATTCGTCTCGATTTCCCGCAAGGCAATTCGGTGATGATTCAGTTCGATGGTCAGTCGGATGACAGTAAAACGGTCAAAATGTTGGATCGCAGCCTGATCCCGCTCGGAATGCGCGCCAGCGTGACGCAAGATGGCAACATTGTGTTTGAAGCCAAAGAGTCGGCGTACAAACAGATGAAGCAAAAGGTGATGGTGACAGGGCAAGGCCACCGTTTCCCGGCCGGGCAAGCCAACACACTCAACCTCAAATCCGAACCGGACGGCATTGCCGAGCTGCGTTTTGATTTAAGCTCGCGTGATGGCATCAAGCAGGGCATTGCCAAGGTCAACCAGCATTTGGCACAGGCGCAAACCAGCCTGGAGCAGGCGCGCCAATACCACAGCGAACTCAATACCCAAATGCAGACGCTGCGCAGCCAGACGCGTCTGCTGTCGAGCGAGCAAACCACGGAGAAACTGACGCAGTTTCATGCGGCGGCGGATCAGTTTTCGTCGACTTATCAGGCGCTGAACGCGCAGGCGAATGTGCGTCGTCATACGGTGGTGGCGTTATTGCGGTGATTTGCTGATTTTTTGTGGATGTTTAAGGGAGAAGGCCATCGTTTGATGGTCTTTTTTGTTTTTGGGGAAAGGGGATTTGTTGGTGATGGTTGGTCGGGGTTTGGAATTTATTGAGTGGTTTGTCGCGTTTTGGTTTTAGGGAAATAGGAGGCTTGCGGTGTGACGCGCCAGTTACTCTTTGCTGGCACAAAGAGTAACCAGAAAGTGCCTTGGGTTTGTGGTCGTAGGCCGGGACGGTTTTAGGCGTTCCCGACGCCGAAAACCTAAAAATTCATCCATGAATTTTTCCCTATGGATGAGAGGGATGGGGCGTTTTGTTGGTGCTGCATGGGTGATAGTTTCGGTATGTGCAGGATGGTTGTTTTGATATTTGAGGTTTGTA
It contains:
- the flgL gene encoding flagellar hook-associated protein FlgL → MRISDTQFSQMMLQSLQLNNAGLGKVMQQMSTGDRLTKLSDDPMASIKLLNLDREGSAIEQYQANIANVKTTLSSQEVYLDSVNESLKSIRERVLWGANGTMTTDDREGIVTELKSLRDSIASSFNAQDEEGHFLFSGTATSTAALDNSGGSYVLQGNSDKRVVTVAKGVTMESNMTAQDILDLGGGSNVLNTLDALISEFEAPTANFRTEVDNTLAAVDSTLNNVLAAMTEIGGRHNNLDLLDSAHGDNKLFVDKVTSDLSALDYGEASVRLSNYMAALQATQASYVKIDDLSLFDRI
- the flgK gene encoding flagellar hook-associated protein FlgK; translated protein: MNLVNIALSGLNANRVALDVTAQNVANINTPGYSRQQALMASVGGAKYDNLSAGMGVEVTSIRRVTDQFLVKQTWSTGSVASYASRYTSSMSYLENTLGADGFSLSAGLDNLFAALHDATSKPESVPLRQQIINEAEALSRRFNTLTESMYNQHKDMNDQRTAAVAQANSVMANIAEVNKQIVELKGTGGNPAQLMDTRDALVGELAKIVEVKTTDQADGSMQVTLTSGQPLVMGSEHGTLKAIPDPSDAYLATMQVEFGKQSFAIPGDLGGELGAINEYQTDVLKPYMTALNDMAQSMADSFNTELALGLDLNGLPGKALFSYDPANPSSSLTITDITPNELALSGDGNPGNSDNLTALIAISNQAFSISGFGSLSLNDAFTGMVGEVAIKARQADSDYQAKNSMNEQAVAARDNISAVNSDEEAANLMTFANAHNANMKVISTANQLFDSVLQLF
- a CDS encoding rod-binding protein, giving the protein MKIDTGSDSSSVNSVLYHDNNALANIKNAADKHAALETVAGQFEAMFLQLVLRQMRSSSDVMADEDSPFNSKQQGVFRDMYDGQLAIEMAKKQRSGIADMLVKQLSPVVDGAGSNVVELAAAAERASHNRSAASNAVNNAANAVASLSQETTKVAVTNAFSQPLIRPLER